In Candidatus Roseilinea sp., one DNA window encodes the following:
- a CDS encoding nucleoside hydrolase, whose translation MTQSLVPPRKSKILFDTDPGIDDAMALLLALASPEIEVVGVTTVFGNSHVEATTRNALNLLDLAGRPDIPVAPGADRPMVLPRGRTGEFVHGDDAMGNIGWTTTRSPDQKPLDIPAAQFIAETIMANPGEITLVAVGPLTNVGLALQLEPRIAQAARNVVIMGGSVATPGNVSPLAEANIHNDPHAAALVFAAGWDVTMAGLDVTMAVRMDESLFDALRRSDNRLGRFIGQIIPFYQQFHRERYGYPNGEVDTHDPSAIAYLIDPTLFRAERWSVGVPLDGPAMGATIADRRGLFWTTPKVNCLMQVDAARFLEMFKARLTA comes from the coding sequence ATGACCCAATCCCTCGTCCCCCCTCGCAAATCCAAAATCCTCTTCGACACCGACCCCGGCATTGACGACGCCATGGCGCTGTTGCTGGCGCTCGCCTCGCCGGAGATCGAGGTGGTGGGCGTGACGACCGTCTTCGGCAACTCGCACGTCGAAGCCACCACGCGCAACGCGCTCAACCTGCTCGACCTGGCCGGCCGGCCCGACATCCCCGTCGCGCCGGGCGCCGACCGCCCGATGGTGTTGCCGCGCGGACGAACCGGTGAATTCGTCCACGGCGACGACGCCATGGGCAACATCGGCTGGACGACCACGCGCAGCCCCGACCAGAAGCCGCTCGACATCCCCGCCGCCCAATTCATCGCCGAGACGATCATGGCGAACCCCGGCGAGATCACGCTCGTCGCGGTCGGGCCGCTGACCAACGTCGGCCTGGCCTTGCAACTGGAGCCGCGCATCGCGCAGGCCGCGCGCAACGTCGTCATCATGGGGGGAAGCGTGGCGACGCCCGGCAACGTCTCGCCCTTGGCCGAGGCCAACATCCACAACGATCCCCATGCGGCAGCGCTGGTCTTCGCCGCCGGCTGGGATGTGACCATGGCCGGCCTGGACGTGACGATGGCCGTGCGCATGGACGAAAGCCTCTTCGATGCGCTGCGTCGCTCCGACAATCGGCTCGGCCGGTTCATCGGCCAAATCATCCCTTTCTACCAGCAATTCCACCGCGAGCGATACGGCTATCCGAACGGCGAGGTGGACACGCATGATCCCTCTGCCATCGCTTATCTGATTGACCCGACGCTCTTCCGCGCCGAGCGCTGGAGCGTGGGCGTGCCGCTGGACGGGCCGGCCATGGGCGCGACGATCGCCGACCGGCGCGGCCTCTTCTGGACGACACCCAAGGTGAATTGCTTGATGCAGGTGGACGCGGCACGCTTCCTGGAGATGTTCAAGGCGCGGCTGACGGCCTGA
- a CDS encoding histidine kinase, protein MEKRLVGDWMTRNPVIVLPSTPLPDAYALMQERRVRRLPVMDAGKLVGIITLGDLRQANATVDNPEAAKMRVELIMTENVVTVTPQTSLRDAAKLMIKHKVSGLPVMDGPELVGIITESDIFRAVMAEEQPVEAEHGEKQVPLLTAES, encoded by the coding sequence ATGGAGAAGCGTCTTGTCGGTGACTGGATGACGCGCAATCCGGTGATCGTTTTGCCTTCCACGCCGCTGCCGGATGCCTATGCCTTGATGCAGGAGCGCCGGGTGCGCCGCCTGCCGGTCATGGATGCGGGCAAGCTCGTCGGGATCATCACGTTGGGCGACTTGCGCCAAGCCAACGCGACGGTGGATAACCCCGAGGCGGCCAAGATGCGCGTGGAGCTGATCATGACCGAGAACGTGGTGACCGTGACGCCGCAGACTTCGCTGCGCGACGCGGCCAAGCTGATGATCAAGCACAAAGTGAGCGGCCTGCCGGTGATGGACGGCCCGGAGCTGGTTGGCATCATCACCGAATCCGATATCTTCCGCGCGGTGATGGCCGAAGAGCAGCCGGTCGAGGCCGAGCACGGTGAGAAGCAAGTGCCACTCCTGACTGCAGAAAGTTAG
- a CDS encoding universal stress protein, translating into MFKKILVPLDGSSFSEEALPHARELAECGNAEIILARVDEPYEPPPGVFVPATAIPEAVQLSAGEYLEQLVSRLTLAGFKVSSAVLDGKVSEALLRFAKNEGVDLIVMSTHGRTGLSRLLMGSIAEQVVHGAHCPVLLVRPQERGAT; encoded by the coding sequence ATGTTCAAAAAGATTCTCGTGCCCCTGGATGGCTCTTCCTTTTCGGAGGAAGCCCTGCCGCATGCGCGCGAGCTGGCCGAGTGCGGCAATGCCGAGATCATCCTCGCCCGCGTGGATGAGCCGTATGAGCCACCCCCCGGCGTGTTCGTGCCGGCCACGGCGATACCGGAGGCGGTGCAGCTCAGCGCAGGCGAATATCTCGAGCAGCTCGTCTCTCGCCTGACGCTGGCCGGTTTCAAGGTGAGCAGCGCCGTGCTGGACGGCAAAGTATCCGAGGCGCTGCTTAGGTTTGCCAAGAACGAGGGCGTGGACCTGATCGTCATGTCAACGCACGGTCGGACGGGGCTGAGCCGGCTGCTGATGGGCAGCATCGCCGAGCAGGTCGTGCACGGGGCGCATTGCCCGGTGTTGCTGGTGCGGCCACAAGAGCGTGGAGCAACGTAG
- the gmk gene encoding guanylate kinase, with product MKSECRTLSPTPVSDLYHYPSPPMLVVLSGPSGVGKDTLLRRLKERGYDFAFVVTMTTRPKREDEVDGVDYIFVSKSTFADMMQADELLEHSLVYGDYKGIPKQQVRDAIASGKDVMMRIDVQGAAKIRKIVPNAVTIFLAPESEAELVRRLTERKTESPDGLKLRIATAREEMKRIHEFDYVVVNRAGQQDEAVDQIVAIVTAERCRVGRKPICL from the coding sequence ATGAAATCCGAATGCAGGACATTGTCACCGACGCCGGTGTCCGATCTGTATCACTATCCCAGCCCGCCCATGCTGGTTGTGCTATCGGGCCCGTCCGGCGTAGGCAAAGACACGCTGCTCCGCCGCCTAAAAGAGCGTGGCTACGACTTCGCCTTCGTCGTCACCATGACCACCCGGCCCAAGCGCGAAGATGAAGTGGACGGCGTGGATTACATCTTCGTCAGCAAGTCCACCTTCGCCGACATGATGCAAGCGGACGAACTGTTGGAGCACAGCCTGGTCTACGGCGATTACAAGGGTATCCCCAAGCAGCAGGTGCGCGATGCCATCGCCAGCGGCAAAGATGTGATGATGCGCATAGACGTGCAGGGCGCCGCCAAGATCCGCAAGATCGTGCCGAACGCAGTGACCATCTTCCTTGCGCCGGAGAGTGAGGCCGAGCTGGTGCGCCGGCTGACCGAACGCAAGACCGAGAGTCCCGATGGGCTGAAGCTGCGCATCGCTACTGCCCGCGAAGAAATGAAGCGCATCCACGAGTTCGACTACGTGGTGGTCAACCGCGCCGGCCAGCAGGACGAGGCGGTAGATCAGATCGTCGCCATCGTCACGGCCGAGCGCTGCCGCGTCGGCCGTAAGCCGATCTGCCTGTGA